In Camelina sativa cultivar DH55 chromosome 16, Cs, whole genome shotgun sequence, a single window of DNA contains:
- the LOC104751062 gene encoding transcription factor bHLH96-like isoform X2, with protein sequence MALEAVVYPQDPFSYISCKDFPFHDLYFQEEEDLDPQDTKNNIKLGQGQEHGFASNNYNGKSGDNSDDYNYNEEDLQWPRDDLPYGSTVDTKNQPPPLDVAVGGRRKRRRTRSCKNKEEIENQRMTHIAVERNRRKQMNEYLAVLRSLMPPSYAQRGDQASIVGGAISYLKELEHHLQSIEPPVKTAAEDNETGRDQTNTIVAPSSSGPFSDFFAFPLYSSQPTSAAAAEGMAEIEVTMVESHASLKILAKKRPKQLLKLVASIQSLRLTLLHLNVTTRDDSVLYSISVKGPKR encoded by the exons ATGGCCTTGGAGGCTGTTGTTTACCCGCAAGATCCATTCTCCTACATCTCTTGCAAAGATTTCCCGTTTCACGATTTGTactttcaagaagaagaagatctagaTCCACAAGACACCAAGAACAACATTAAGCTAGGGCAAGGACAAGAACATGGGTTTGCGAGTAATAATTACAACGGTAAAAGCGGAGATAACAGTGATGATTATAATTACAACGAAGAGGATCTTCAATGGCCACGAGACGACCTTCCTTATGGATCTACCGTCGATACCAAGAACCAGCCTCCGCCGTTGGATGTGGCGGTAGgagggaggaggaagaggagaaggacGAGATCTTGCAAGAACAAGGAAGAGATCGAGAACCAGAGGATGACTCACATCGCCGTCGAGAGAAATCGCCGGAAACAGATGAATGAGTACCTCGCCGTTCTCCGTTCTCTCATGCCACCTTCTTATGCTCAAAGG GGAGATCAAGCGTCAATCGTAGGCGGAGCCATTAGCTACTTAAAGGAGCTTGagcatcatttacaatcaatTGAGCCTCCGGTGAAGACCGCCGCAGAAGACAACGAAACCGGCCGCGACCAGACCAACACAATCGTTGCTCCTAGTTCATCGGGACCATTCTCGGATTTCTTTGCATTTCCTCTGTACTCGAGCCAGCCTACGTCAGCGGCAGCGGCTGAGGGGATGGCGGAGATAGAGGTGACGATGGTGGAGAGCCATGCAAGTCTGAAGATACTTGCGAAGAAGCGACCGAAGCAGCTTCTTAAACTGGTCGCATCAATACAGAGCCTAAGGCtcactcttcttcatctcaacGTCACCACTCGAGATGATTCTGTCCTCTATTCCATAAGCGTCAAG GGACCAAAAAGATGA
- the LOC104751062 gene encoding transcription factor bHLH96-like isoform X1, with amino-acid sequence MALEAVVYPQDPFSYISCKDFPFHDLYFQEEEDLDPQDTKNNIKLGQGQEHGFASNNYNGKSGDNSDDYNYNEEDLQWPRDDLPYGSTVDTKNQPPPLDVAVGGRRKRRRTRSCKNKEEIENQRMTHIAVERNRRKQMNEYLAVLRSLMPPSYAQRGDQASIVGGAISYLKELEHHLQSIEPPVKTAAEDNETGRDQTNTIVAPSSSGPFSDFFAFPLYSSQPTSAAAAEGMAEIEVTMVESHASLKILAKKRPKQLLKLVASIQSLRLTLLHLNVTTRDDSVLYSISVKVEEGSQLNTVEDIAAAVNQILRRIEEESSFS; translated from the exons ATGGCCTTGGAGGCTGTTGTTTACCCGCAAGATCCATTCTCCTACATCTCTTGCAAAGATTTCCCGTTTCACGATTTGTactttcaagaagaagaagatctagaTCCACAAGACACCAAGAACAACATTAAGCTAGGGCAAGGACAAGAACATGGGTTTGCGAGTAATAATTACAACGGTAAAAGCGGAGATAACAGTGATGATTATAATTACAACGAAGAGGATCTTCAATGGCCACGAGACGACCTTCCTTATGGATCTACCGTCGATACCAAGAACCAGCCTCCGCCGTTGGATGTGGCGGTAGgagggaggaggaagaggagaaggacGAGATCTTGCAAGAACAAGGAAGAGATCGAGAACCAGAGGATGACTCACATCGCCGTCGAGAGAAATCGCCGGAAACAGATGAATGAGTACCTCGCCGTTCTCCGTTCTCTCATGCCACCTTCTTATGCTCAAAGG GGAGATCAAGCGTCAATCGTAGGCGGAGCCATTAGCTACTTAAAGGAGCTTGagcatcatttacaatcaatTGAGCCTCCGGTGAAGACCGCCGCAGAAGACAACGAAACCGGCCGCGACCAGACCAACACAATCGTTGCTCCTAGTTCATCGGGACCATTCTCGGATTTCTTTGCATTTCCTCTGTACTCGAGCCAGCCTACGTCAGCGGCAGCGGCTGAGGGGATGGCGGAGATAGAGGTGACGATGGTGGAGAGCCATGCAAGTCTGAAGATACTTGCGAAGAAGCGACCGAAGCAGCTTCTTAAACTGGTCGCATCAATACAGAGCCTAAGGCtcactcttcttcatctcaacGTCACCACTCGAGATGATTCTGTCCTCTATTCCATAAGCGTCAAG GTTGAAGAAGGTAGCCAATTGAATACAGTGGAAGATATTGCAGCAGCTGTGAATCAAATCCTAAGGAGGATCGAAGAAGAGTCATCCTTTAGCTAA
- the LOC104751063 gene encoding RING-H2 finger protein ATL54-like — MAKKKHRKLFPTLASETNKTLDCSIGVCDPSCPYNCYREPDYYAISPQLPPRSSPHLITSPSPSISAVYQPSQKQPSSSLDSITIISITGAVLAILLTGLFLVAKFVSDSVTRVDHRTYQSNDEDNDTVADEDSRYREQVDHPIWFIRTTGLQQSTINSITICNYKRGDGLIERTDCPVCLNEFEEDESLRLLPKCNHAFHISCIDTWLSSHTNCPLCRAGIAMISAVTPRCSGPVDVTPEGSGSRLENDGVGEEDHGQVENRVELVRDGDESDIKESDDSDNSDVRVEIYGFMDGDGSETERKEQVRVLVECMDPSGGDFLDSLSQTKTQIESVDFSGRSCEKQSQDSARYIGEYEASCSEENSDDHKVAASRRRSCESVELNGEGTEEDTGFSQSDSDITLKTNGSSSVSSSCFNKNKSSVFPL, encoded by the coding sequence ATGGCAAAGAAGAAGCATCGAAAGCTCTTCCCTACCTTAGCATCAGAGACAAACAAAACGTTAGATTGCTCCATAGGAGTCTGCGACCCAAGTTGCCCTTACAATTGCTATCGAGAACCCGATTACTACGCCATATCCCCTCAGCTACCACCACGGTCATCACCACACTTAATcacatctccatctccatcaatCTCAGCCGTGTATCAACCATCTCAAAAGCAACCTTCATCTTCCTTAGACTCCATAACCATCATCTCAATCACTGGTGCGGTCTTAGCCATCCTCTTAACCGGATTATTTCTTGTAGCTAAATTCGTTTCAGACAGCGTAACCCGTGTCGATCACAGAACATACCAATCCAACGACGAAGACAACGACACGGTAGCGGATGAAGATTCTCGATATAGGGAACAAGTGGATCACCCAATCTGGTTCATCAGAACGACAGGTCTACAGCAATCGACCATAAACTCGATTACGATCTGTAACTACAAGAGAGGAGATGGTTTAATCGAGAGAACAGATTGTCCTGTTTGTTTAAACGAGTTTGAAGAAGACGAGAGTCTTAGGTTGTTGCCTAAATGTAACCACGCTTTTCACATCTCATGTATTGACACATGGCTTAGCTCTCACACCAATTGTCCTCTGTGTCGTGCTGGTATTGCGATGATCAGTGCCGTCACTCCAAGGTGTTCTGGTCCGGTCGATGTAACGCCTGAAGGATCAGGATCACGTTTGGAGAACGATGGAGTTGGTGAAGAAGATCATGGTCAGGTTGAGAACAGAGTTGAATTAGTAAGAGATGGGGATGAGTCTGATATTAAAGAGAGCGATGATTCAGACAACTCAGATGTCAGAGTTGAGATTTATGGATTTATGGACGGTGACGGGTCTGAAACAGAGAGGAAAGAGcaagttagggttttggtggaGTGTATGGATCCAAGTGGAGGAGACTTCTTAGATTCTCTCTCGCAGACCAAAACCCAAATAGAAAGTGTAGATTTTTCGGGAAGATCATGCGAGAAACAGAGTCAGGACTCCGCCAGATACATCGGAGAATACGAAGCAAGCTGCTCTGAAGAAAACAGTGATGATCACAAGGTTGCAGCATCACGGAGAAGAAGTTGTGAATCCGTTGAATTGAACGGTGAAGGAACCGAAGAAGATACAGGGTTTAGTCAGTCAGACTCAGATATTACGTTGAAGACAAATGGAAGCTCCtctgtatcatcatcatgtttcaacaaaaacaagagtTCTGTTTTTCCGCTATAG
- the LOC104751064 gene encoding blue copper protein-like: MANLITLVGFLVIIFFNVFEPASSASHPIEWSLGKDYSSLATGKPYAVGDTIVFNYGAGHTVDEVSESDYKSCTLGNAISSDSSGTTSIALKTSGPRYFICGIPGHCTGGMKLSVTVAKASSGGSGDGTTDKTTPAQGGTTPSEGKKASPSASATAVLKPLDSLVVTCVVALLYAFALS; encoded by the exons ATGGCAAACTTGATTACACTTGTTGGTTTTCTTGtcattatcttcttcaatgTGTTTGAACCTGCCTCTTCCGCCAGTCACCCCATCGAATGGTCGCTCGGGAAGGACTATAGCTCGTTGGCTACCGGAAAGCCCTACGCTGTCGGCGATACCATCG TGTTCAACTACGGTGCGGGTCACACGGTGGACGAGGTGAGCGAAAGTGACTACAAGAGTTGCACATTGGGGAACGCAATTTCTTCGGACAGTAGCGGAACCACAAGCATAGCTCTCAAGACATCTGGTCCTCGCTACTTCATATGTGGTATCCCCGGCCACTGCACCGGCGGCATGAAGCTCTCTGTCACCGTTGCGAAAGCCTCGTCAGGCGGCAGTGGAGATGGTACCACTGACAAAACTACGCCAGCACAAGGCGGAACTACACCTTCGGAAGGCAAAAAGGCTAGTCCTTCTGCTTCGGCCACAGCCGTGTTGAAGCCGTTGGATTCTTTGGTTGTAACTTGTGTAGTTGCATTGTTGTACGCTTTTGCTCTCTCATAA
- the LOC104751065 gene encoding uncharacterized protein LOC104751065: MANFLINRRTRRTVKSKTDEGKRSDSKSNTSSSDNNFSCKKHTKHRQSPGICSLCLTERLSKLSLDYYYYTKKPAETSTYCGSSASSSSSVTSCYSSSVSSCSSPLQYRYREKKKDGKKQSFLFRLLLGSIVD; the protein is encoded by the coding sequence atgGCGAATTTTCTCATCaacagaagaacaagaagaacagTGAAATCAAAGACAGATGAAGGGAAGAGATCAGACTCCAAATCCAATACGAGTTCATCTGACAATAACTTCTCATGCAAGAAGCACACGAAACATCGACAGTCTCCAGGAATCTGTTCCCTCTGTCTCACCGAGAGGCTCTCTAAGCTGTCTCTggactactactactacactAAAAAACCAGCTGAAACGTCGACGTATTGCGGCTCATCAGCATCTTCGTCCTCGTCGGTCACGTCTTGCTACTCTTCATCGGTCTCTTCTTGTTCGTCTCCTTTGCAATATCGgtatagagagaagaagaaggatggaaagAAACAGAGCTTTTTGTTCAGATTATTGCTCGGATCCATCGTagattag